The genomic interval TGCAATTGGGGGCGGGAGAGTCTCGGGAATGTTGGGACTGGTACGTGAAGCGACCTCGAGAAGTGTAATATGGGGAGAAACCTCATCAAACGCTGAAACAAGCGCATAGGCATGCATATAGACATGTTTCGAGCAAATGCTTTCCGTGGCTGCTTGGGCGTTCTGCAGCCTGTGATGCCGTAAGTTTTCTGTACGGGGCCAGCCCCTGGCACCCGGATTACCGTCCCACGGTTGAGTACAATTGTGCGGACCTCCGCGGCAACATTCAGAGCAGAAATAACGGGAAACACGAACGGTGGGATCATTCGAGACAGGATATTGGTGCGGCGTATCCGCCAGCACCCTCCTGCGGCATACCTTGAAGTGCGCCTCTTGCTTTGCATTCTTGACGGCTTCCTCCACGAAGTGTTGGCCATACTTGATGGCGAATTGTTTCCTCACTACTTTGAGCTCGTCGATATCTGTGGATCGTGCACAGGAAAGAAACAATATCCAATTACCATGGGATATGGACGCGATTGCGCTCTTGTCGTCGCTGCTTATATGAGGAAGAACTCTTCCCTTCGGCTGAGGAAGAACTCTTCCCTTCGGCTGCACGAGGTAAAGGCGACGGAGTTCCCATCGGTAGCATTCCTTACTCAGTCTCGGTTCACAGTAGAGTACACTGTGGACTGGAGAAAGAAGATCACACGGACAGCATTTCTCCGAGGTCAAATAGTTCTGCTCAGAAATGCCACCGACACACACGAGAAAATCCCCCAGTGTACATTCCCCTGATGTGGCACTTGTGCCAAGGCGGAGCCGCTACTAATATTTTCCAATACGCATTTATATCATTAGGTCTGCCGACGACGTGAGCTGTGCGCCTTCAAATTTACTTGGATACTGTATGGGTGGGGACCAAGCGCTACAGGACCGGATGAAACTTCAAAGCTGAAAACGTAGAGCATCTCACAAGGTAATCAATATAGTTTGGTCCACCACTGCACTGTCTATCCATGCATTCACATGGAGACAACTGAGGAAACTGAAACTCCTGTATTCACGTTTGTCCTGTCGAACGTGTGCCCCTCCAAACAGTCTCCAAACCCACAGGAAACCACACCGCGTATCTGTCAGCATTCAGGTCATCACATCGGTCGTGTAGATATTTACACACCAAGAACGTCTGAGTGCTTGTTTCAGTTTATATGTGGCATTGCTCGGTACAGATGACCCACCATGCGAGTGACGATGAGCTCACAGAGTGTGTAGAGTATATCCATCGCTCTCTCCACTCGGTGCTCCCTCAGCACATGCTCGGCCTTCAATCGCGCACGTTCTTCTTTGCCTGAGCTATCATAGATTCGCAAAAAGAATTCATTGACACCACAGAAAGTGTTATGGTCGAGTGTGCCTCTGGGCGAACGTTGCCATACCTAGTCGCCCCCATTATGGCGCATGGCGGGCTAAGCGTTGCCAGCacaggggaagaagacgccgaagtgCAGCGCTCCTGGCCTGCTACACAGTGTGACTACTAGCCCCTTTATATCCCTGGTGCATACGAGGCGCACGCCGACACATAGCCACcaagcagaagaaaagacgAACGGACAGCTAGTCGTGTTTTCCGTCCTCTCAGCCAACCTCAGAATATGTCTACCGCCAGCTGTGATCGAGGATCCCCACCATGACTAGATATTAATTACGTTCACTCTTCGTCAGGTTCGCTCCATCATAGGGGACAGCTATATGAAAAGTGTATATATACCTGGGTACAGGGTGGACGTATGCAGGTCACCGATTTGGTCTCGCATGCGGCAAGCGCCATGCCTTACTTGAGGAGGACAGCGATCTCTGTTCGCTGAATTCGGATGGAGTCTTGCAACCGATTTTGGCTCatgcgcgctgcaggcatGAGCCAAAATGCAGTACATTTGCAGCCACATTCAAGGCAACCAACCTTGTGCAGCATTTCCGGTGGGGAAGCATTTGAGAGAGCATATCATATTTTTTGCACTGTCCACACGGCGGCGCTACAAAAACGCACCTGTCTCTTTCAGGATGTCATAAGCGTGTGAGCGGGCAATAGCCACTCATGATGGGAGGACAGCAGAACAGAATCACGCTAGCGGATGTCAACTGTACGTTCCACACCGAAATGGAGATGCACGTGGTTTGGCCTCATCTCTGTTATGAGCCATATGAGTCCAGGCATGACTATGGTTGATGTGATCGCCAGAGGAATGCCTCCTGACTGGCCAGCTCGGCTCAGTTGTTAATTAGTTCGATAGGGGTATCAGATCTTTGTGGAGGGTACTCGCCTCCCCTAATCAGAAAGCAAGTTTCCGCGGACACAACAGGAGCACGGGAAATGCAGCTGTTTCTCGTGTGTGTTTGCTGTCGTCGCTATGTTCCCTTTGACAGGCAGTCAACGTATACGTATCCGAGACCTGCGGTTCCGGCCGGCGGAGGCAAGCAAGATGATTCATACCTCTGCTCATTGCCATTTTCAGATTGGCTTTGCACGTCACGGGGTCGAACTTCTCGAAAAGCCACCTGAggttcttcctctctctccctggtTGGGAAAAAACGGGAATGGGGAGACGTCTCATTATGAATGACTGGATGCAGCCAGAACAATCGCGTTGCCTTGTCCTTCCAGAATGCATACACGTGTAAGCGCGCAAGGATTCTGTTGGCATACACAGGAGGCAGCAATTCGACTGCCTCAGCGGGTCACGTCAAACTAGTTTTTCACTCACTCCTGCTCGGAAATGTCGCGAGGTCCCAACTCACAGGACTAACTCACGACTGTCACATGCAACTGGTCATAGGTGAGCACTGCATGACATCACGTCTGCCTTCTCACTGACACCATCGTACATGCCCGGTCAAAGCGCTACCGACCACGCGTTGCCGACCTGAAAGGGAGACCAACATGTTCTAAAACAAAAGATGTAGTACATCATTTCTGACGGAAAGTTGGCTGGGATCGCCACCTGAAACGGTTACAAGAAATGTCTTGTCGAGTTCTGAATCAAAGTCTTCCCGATAAGGAGGGGTTCACGGATTTTTTGCGAAAGATCTCCCAGGCACCCCGAAAAAGCTATGTACGAACCGCATCACAATGGCACCTTCCTTGCAAGAAAAGGAGGTCCGCAGTGTGTAGGACTTTGTCGCAACTCACATTAGCATGTGTCGTCCCAAGCCCAAGAACCTCCAGCCATACTCAATCAAGGCAGGAGTCTCATGCCCGCACCATTTACACGCTGTGAGGAGATGCCATCTATTGATCATCTTTTCGCGCAACGATCCCCACGTCTGCGGTAGATTGGAAGCCATAGTAACCTTCACGTTTCGAGCCAAAATTGTCCTCGTGGCAGTGCTCAAGGTCCCGCGATGACCACACTCGTGCACCGTCAACAGCGGCAACCCTGAAGTCGCTTTTCCGAAATGAATCATTATCCGCGCTGCGAGTAccttcgcggctgcgcaaTCACTCGCCTGTGGCTACACCGCATTTCCGCGCGCCGTAGCAGGCACACCGCCGTGTCTGCATCGAGATCTGTGGTTGCCTAGTGAGCCTTGCTTTTTGGACGAACCTACGCAACAAGCTCCTAGCTGTGGTCCTGTGTTGCAGTACGTCTCAAACCAAGTCCCTCAAAAAAGTGGGCAGATAAGTCAGGCAAGAGTGTTTTTCATCGTGTATATTATGTTATAGGATTGTTGGCATGAGAGGTCCAGTGCGCGACTGCCAGCACGCCACAGGCTGTGCAGCGCCATCTCAGGAAAGCACGGCTTTCACCGTGCGACTGGTTATAGTGATAGGCATTTCTGTCTGAAACTATACCCAAGCGTCCGCTGCCCTGAAAACGGTCTGCTGCGTTCCATGTTTTGTGCTGTTCCGCTAGCGAAGGAGAATCACCCCGACTCTGCTGGCTTCAAGATTGCTGTGGCGTTCTGCATGTTCACCAGTAACGTTGGCAGAGGGAAGAGATCGGCACAGCCCCAGCATAAAGCGTAAGATCACGTGGGGTGTGCGGGGCGCGAGGTGAGGCGTTTCCATCAGTGTAAGGGTCACAGGATGAAGTCCCGTATATTCTATATTCCTGCATCCCGCAGAGACCGGAATCACTTTTCACATTGGCATGGATTCAGAGCCTGTTGCTCCGCTTCGCGGGAACCCTCCTCGAGCATCGCAGCAGCTAGCGGGACAGTGCGAGTCCAGACAAATCCACATGTTTTTTAACGGAAAGGTGCGTACGCCGCACCCAGTATTGTTCCGATCACCAAGCAAGATGCCGACGGCGGCCTTCTCAATATCTTGTCATCGATGACCCCTGGGGACACACTCCGCCACGGCACGATTGCTTGCGCACCTGGCATTGACGATCTCCACGCTGCACGTCCAGGGGGACTGCCGAGGCAGGCAACCGCAACGTCGTTAACGCGTTCGTCAAACATATTTCACCTTAGCCTGCATCGTGTTGAATCGAATGCGAGCTATTCAAAAACCGCTGCAATTGTGGCCATACTTGGAAGTTCCGCGGAGATTAAAGCGGCACGAAACCCGCACAAACACAAGCAGAAACGGTTACTCAGCTTGTGCCCCGCAAATGCGGCATACTCTTACGCCATTTCAGCTCCTGGTTTGCGACTGAAAGAATCAGCGTGTCCTCCCTGTGGTTGGTTCTGGTGTGTATTTAAGGCGACGCAGCTACCCAACTGTAAGTATTcatcggcgccgcagaggttTACTGGGGACGTTGCTTCTACATTCCTCGAGGGGTACCCTCACCTGTTGGTACTCAGTCGTGTAGCAACGCGGAGCCGGCACGTCCCTTTACATGTGTCATATGCCTCATTCGGAAACGAAGAACACGAGGGTTGCACCAAAAAAGTATTAGGCGCCGTAAAGCTGTTAACGAGCACCCTCGTCAGCGCAAGCGCGTGGAGCGCCTTGAAAAAGAGGGGGGAGGCCGCATGCTAGCTGTGACTAAGAGAAGGCAAAGATGGGTAAAGAAGGACTCAACAAAGACCTCCAACAGGTCATGCAAAGGCCTTTAGTGAAGGTATGCGATGCAGTAGGTGGTAGACAGCCTGTTTGTGAACTCATGCTCCAGTGGGAAGGATCAAGTTGCCAACGACAATCACCATGTCTGGTGGTGACGAATTCTGCTTGCAGCATTCTACGATGAACACGGACATGCAAGCAGAAGTCGTCGATATTATAATCGGTGCTATCGACAAATTCACTGGTAGCAAGGGACCTAACGTGGAGGTGAGAAATCGCATACAGTTAATGATCTAAATCTAACGGAGCCGACGACATTCTGGATCCTGAACCGAAACAGAAGGCCACATAAACATTCATATTGATACAAGCGACTACGTTGTTCCGCCAGagcgctcttcgcgcttctCGACCCCGAGCACCAGGTCGTAATACCACCGAGCACTGAGCCAGTTACGATTGTTTGCCCTTGATCAACATGACAACAGACCCTCATCGCGACACGCACAACTAAGGCACAGTCTTATGTGTGTCCGGTTGCGTATCTTCGCTGCATTCAGCCAGCAGCCAAGCTTGTTAAGGATACCTTGGATCGACAATACGGCGCGTCGTGGCACTGTGTTATCGGCGAGGGTTTCTCTTTCGACGTCACGGCTCAGGTTAGCTGCTGCAATAGAGCAGAAGCCACTGCTTCTTACGGGGACAGATCGAAGCATAGTCTCAGCCGGGGAACCGGAAGCACCCGAAGTCCAGAAGTTTACATTCAGGTTTTCAGGACGCGTGCCGCGATGTTAGAACCTGGTAACCGAACACCCATGGTGCTGTAGCAACATGGTTTCGATGAGATTCAATGATGCCGTGTGTGCAGGAGGAAGCACTTCTTCTGGTTTTCTACCAGGGCAACCTATCTATCCTGGCGTTTAAGTGTTGAGGCAACGACGCAGCGGTTGTCTGGTGTGTGCGGGGCGCTGTTGGAACCTTTATTATGCTCCCGGTTGTGCGCCTATGCCTGAGTGATCAAGTCCGTATCCTGACGTGCCCTGTTGTCTTTCCTCGGAGAATCAACTGTCCTATGTTCTCCAGTTGCTAGGGAAAGCAAACTGAAAATGTCAATACAAGCATGCTCATGGGTCGGGATATGATGCCGCCAGAACTTGCATTGGGAATAAGAGGGAACCTTACAACCACGAGGACCGCAAGAAAGAAGACGGTCTTCTACTGGCTGAAAGAGATAAAGTGCATGTTCAGCATAGGCCGTTGTTGAAGCAGACCGCTGCACTTCCTTGAGCTCGCTCATCCTGATGTCTCTGCCAGAAGGCCGAGGGGATGCATCTCACACTGGAGATGAATGCCTCTAACTTCAGAATTCTGTTGGCAGACTCAAGCAGTCGGGCAAAATACGTGGATGTCTTCCGTGCTCGCCTGACCCGGATGCAACTCCATTGGTGTTTACTTCAACGATTGTCAGGCTCAGTTGTCCttcacacacagacacacagtcACCGTCTCCTTTCTAGGTAGTACGAGTTATTGGTAGCACATGTGGGGATGAAAGGGTTTGCTAAAAGCCTTCAATCTGTATGATCCGTGTTAAGACAGTGCAGTTTACGCTGTTCGACCCCGTGAGAGTGGGACCTCTAGTGCCCCTGGCTGTGTGGAGCTGTGGTGCGACTGGTGTTGGACGGCTTCGCGCCCAACAGTCGTAGTTGGACTGCCACACTACCCCCCACTGTAGTTTCCATTTTTTGCTCTTCAAAGTCCATTGTGTGATTATCTTTCCATAAATTAAAAAAGGCAGCCGCTTGGGC from Besnoitia besnoiti strain Bb-Ger1 chromosome XI, whole genome shotgun sequence carries:
- a CDS encoding putative dynein light polypeptide 4, axonemal (encoded by transcript BESB_019360), whose product is MGKEGLNKDLQQVMQRPLVKHSTMNTDMQAEVVDIIIGAIDKFTGSKGPNVEPAAKLVKDTLDRQYGASWHCVIGEGFSFDVTAQEEALLLVFYQGNLSILAFKC